In a genomic window of Flavobacterium sp. KACC 22761:
- a CDS encoding adenylate kinase, producing the protein MINIVLFGKPGAGKGTQAEFLKEKYNLTHLSTGDIFRFNLKNDTELGKKARVFMDNGELVPCEVTTAMLIDEVKKHPESAGFLFDGYPRTLDQAQALDKFLPTIGSSVTATIALEADDEILVKRLLERGKTSGRADDQDEEKIRVRYQEYNEKTAPLIGYYKEQGKFYAVDGIGTIEQITERLTSVIDNL; encoded by the coding sequence ATGATTAACATTGTTTTATTTGGAAAGCCTGGAGCAGGAAAAGGAACTCAGGCAGAATTTTTAAAAGAAAAATACAATTTAACGCACCTTTCAACAGGAGATATTTTTCGTTTCAATTTAAAAAATGATACTGAACTAGGAAAAAAAGCAAGAGTTTTTATGGACAATGGAGAATTGGTTCCTTGCGAAGTAACAACTGCAATGTTAATCGATGAAGTAAAAAAACACCCAGAAAGCGCAGGATTTTTGTTCGACGGATATCCAAGAACTTTAGATCAAGCTCAAGCTTTAGATAAATTTTTGCCAACAATCGGATCTAGCGTAACAGCAACAATCGCTTTAGAAGCTGATGACGAAATTTTGGTAAAACGTTTGTTGGAAAGAGGAAAAACAAGCGGAAGAGCTGATGATCAAGACGAAGAAAAAATTCGTGTAAGATATCAAGAATACAATGAGAAAACAGCTCCTCTTATTGGATACTATAAAGAACAAGGTAAGTTTTATGCCGTAGATGGTATTGGAACTATTGAACAAATTACAGAAAGATTAACATCAGTTATAGATAATTTGTAG
- a CDS encoding S46 family peptidase: MKKIVLFLTMSLMAFPVRADEGMWFLMFIERLNHRDMEKMGLQLTAEEIYSINHHSLKDAIVQFNGGCTAEIVSNTGLVLTNHHCGYSAIAELSSAEQNYLKDGFWAKDRSQEMKPKSLYVRFFVRMDDVSKRILSKVNDQMTETERNKIIQQEIALIEKENSENGKYTVSVRPFFQGNEYYYFVYQDYTDVRLVGTPPESVGKFGGDTDNWEWPRQTGDFSMFRVYADKDGNPAAYSKDNVPLQPKHYLPVSIKGVKENDFAMILGYPGRTNRWMPAGGIEQNVKYAYPAWVEGAKTGMDVMKKYMDKDATVRLNYASKYASTANYWKNRQGMIDALTKAGTADAKAEQEDKFYEWASKPANKDKYENVIPTINDYYRETNLKARHDNYLTQLLRTSAYATAPANLGNALIAYYKENDAKKAEMLPKINAMVETIYGDFYAPLEKDVLTAQLNLYASKADEYGLAPEIVKMKTANNGDFTADVAKATEISYFTTKEKVLAFLADPKPLAIVHDPLYIISNDLMTKYRAKTDDQAKADDGFAIAYRKLVEGLRESKLNAIKYPDANSTLRLTYGKVRALPADPRNDAKINNYTDMASMVKKYKAGDQEFDLPARLLELNKAKDFGQYADKAGYMPVNFLTDNDITGGNSGSPVLNGKGELIGIAFDGNIEAMAGDVIFDSKLQRTINVDIRYVLWIIDKYAGAKNIIDELTIAK; the protein is encoded by the coding sequence ATGAAAAAAATAGTTTTATTCTTGACCATGTCCTTAATGGCTTTTCCAGTAAGAGCCGATGAAGGAATGTGGTTTTTGATGTTTATCGAAAGATTGAACCATAGAGATATGGAGAAAATGGGACTTCAATTAACTGCCGAAGAAATCTACAGTATTAATCATCACAGTTTAAAAGATGCAATTGTTCAGTTTAATGGAGGCTGTACGGCAGAAATTGTTTCAAATACTGGTTTGGTGCTTACAAATCACCACTGCGGGTATAGTGCAATTGCTGAACTTTCATCAGCGGAGCAAAACTATTTAAAAGATGGTTTTTGGGCAAAAGATCGTAGTCAGGAGATGAAACCAAAATCTTTGTATGTACGTTTCTTCGTTCGTATGGATGATGTTTCTAAAAGAATTTTGTCAAAAGTAAACGATCAAATGACAGAGACGGAAAGAAACAAAATCATTCAACAAGAAATCGCTTTGATTGAAAAAGAAAACAGCGAAAACGGAAAATATACGGTTTCTGTTCGTCCTTTCTTTCAAGGAAATGAATATTACTATTTTGTTTACCAAGATTACACAGACGTTCGTTTGGTAGGAACACCGCCAGAAAGCGTTGGTAAATTTGGTGGAGATACTGACAACTGGGAGTGGCCTCGTCAAACGGGTGATTTCTCAATGTTCAGAGTTTATGCTGATAAAGACGGAAATCCTGCAGCTTACTCAAAAGATAATGTGCCATTACAGCCAAAACACTATTTGCCAGTAAGCATTAAAGGCGTAAAAGAAAATGATTTTGCCATGATTCTAGGATATCCAGGAAGAACAAACCGTTGGATGCCAGCTGGAGGAATTGAGCAAAACGTGAAATACGCTTATCCTGCTTGGGTTGAAGGTGCAAAAACCGGAATGGATGTCATGAAAAAGTATATGGATAAAGATGCGACTGTTCGTTTAAACTACGCTTCTAAATATGCTTCGACTGCAAACTACTGGAAAAACCGTCAAGGAATGATCGACGCTTTAACAAAAGCTGGAACAGCTGATGCAAAAGCAGAACAAGAAGATAAATTTTATGAGTGGGCAAGCAAACCGGCTAATAAAGATAAATACGAGAATGTAATTCCGACGATCAACGATTACTATAGAGAAACCAACTTAAAAGCACGTCACGATAATTATTTGACACAGCTTTTACGTACTTCTGCTTATGCAACTGCACCAGCTAATTTAGGAAATGCATTAATTGCTTACTACAAAGAAAATGATGCTAAAAAAGCAGAAATGCTTCCTAAAATAAATGCAATGGTTGAAACTATATATGGAGATTTTTATGCTCCATTAGAAAAAGATGTTTTAACTGCACAATTGAATTTATACGCTTCAAAAGCTGATGAATATGGACTTGCTCCAGAAATAGTAAAAATGAAAACCGCTAATAATGGTGATTTTACTGCAGATGTAGCAAAAGCAACTGAAATTAGTTACTTCACAACTAAAGAAAAAGTATTGGCATTTTTAGCTGATCCAAAACCATTGGCAATTGTACATGATCCTTTGTATATTATTTCTAACGATTTAATGACAAAATACCGTGCAAAAACCGATGATCAAGCAAAAGCTGACGATGGTTTCGCAATTGCTTATAGAAAACTTGTTGAAGGTTTAAGAGAATCAAAATTAAATGCTATCAAATATCCAGATGCTAACTCGACTTTGAGATTGACTTACGGAAAAGTTCGCGCATTGCCTGCAGATCCTCGCAATGATGCAAAAATCAACAATTATACGGATATGGCTAGTATGGTTAAAAAATACAAAGCCGGAGATCAGGAATTTGACTTGCCAGCTCGTTTATTAGAATTGAACAAAGCAAAAGATTTTGGACAATATGCTGATAAAGCAGGTTACATGCCAGTAAACTTTTTGACTGATAATGATATTACAGGAGGAAATTCTGGTTCACCAGTTCTGAACGGAAAAGGAGAATTAATCGGAATTGCTTTTGACGGAAACATCGAAGCAATGGCTGGAGACGTTATTTTTGATTCTAAATTACAAAGAACAATCAACGTTGATATTCGTTATGTGCTTTGGATTATCGACAAATACGCTGGAGCTAAAAATATCATTGATGAATTGACGATTGCTAAATAA
- a CDS encoding MG2 domain-containing protein — MKNILFVFLFLSTAIFAQQNDKKWSKIIALEKEGKIKSANQIVADIYKNAKTKKDEEQIIKCFFYQSKYMQILEENAQSKIINNLKSTINQVSIPSKAILKIVYAKCLSNYLVKNNSQINQRTNLETSPTDFLTWSPKNFEDQINTTLKETQQNENLLKNTSLSKYESIFDYATSEKFKTENLYDYVLSENITFYTQKLHTWEISKTVFISYRKDFFADPSTFSKLNLDFITNENLRLVISLYQKKESNSPTLDNQFERFVFCKNFMFQNDEDYFKVLNKLQKKADDKILIQKIQLEKVQYLIPFASKSLHPDYNSKALATLDSIININNRSNEQKKAIIQKQKLLSKSLAIQLQKYIYENENTRAFIRYKNVEHLKISFYKINQRDVSFFIGYNNPRNLKADEIVKTKQPEITKTYELKNKKDHFEYTTEVVLPNLKTGSYLVYFETEKDTKDEKVSDFEILTATNFTIVASENNKIETYQVLDRKNGNPLTNVKVSSPRFTAITDKNGKVSYKKPMKGEYFETLQVSAENDTITIGNNYISRDRIYPMDIQENSVAKVEFYLDRAIYRPGQTVYFKGIAIQKNNDKTTVVQNTDFKILIQDPNFTNLKEFDVKTNEFGSFSGEFALPKTGLTGNYKITAQKPADFDTKKVDFNYSQTQFRVEEYKRPKFEITFDPKKETFQINQLVKVKGQAKAFAGSTISDATVSYTVTRYTSFTNNYFGRENEEEITEGELKTDASGKFTIEFPALPDENLEKKELPIFTYEIEVEVTDINGETHDSKTTVKVGYHDLILETGMPNKIETKDKNEIFLTSTNLNGEFKATRGEVKIYYVRPFLNKFKPRSSEKPEIETISDQDFEKLFPYEITGKEFLNEPKETLVYSKKVDTEKDKKLILDFISNYKSGNYKIVFSAKDSFGNLIEAKTNFELTQSKDNFNTSKLFTVQQLNEDPKKDGFVELKLTSPIEELYINTIGNYKNALFFEETNHLQHNEVVIKIPLKPEFEKILKITFESIFENQAFNEELNVTLKSKIPKLEWKTETFRSKIEPGSSENWSFQLKAENTKKEYELLASMYDSSLDKFTIKNWAAPTLYDYNYNSSNRKTILGFGQIYKTIGNLNSYLPKMEYSTQSTNLIWFGFDFNNPNAVYQQSQYLKQLSKKVRKPANAKLISGIITDYEGLRLPGASITVKGTQRTTISDFDGYYEIEAVPGEVLIFSYIGSKTASITVTDTQVINQILENDSSQLNEVIVTGYGVTKKKESLSYAVARVEAMEVSNEMRVGPAYMLAGITPGVKLVASDAVDPEYYFKTDKVTFVPGQKITSGLTSMVINIATLYILDGEISSEENFKKINPEDLLDIDFLNPDKATKLYGSKGSSGAILITTKKSLEVLSEVKARKNLSETAFFFPHLKTDDKGNISFNFTSPEALTTWKFRLLAHNKDAVSGYLEKSVVTQKELMVLPNFPRFLREKDTIVISAKISNVTNELKTGIASLLFFDATTMQPIDAKMLNAKNIKNFTIPAFGNTTATWTIAIPEGLQGVQYKIVAKAGNFSDGEENILPVLTNNMLVTESIPLWVRENSTKEYTFENLKNNNSSTLRNHQFTFEYTSNPTWIAIQSLPYLMEYEHECAEQTFARFYANALASEIISSNPKIATIFETWRKNGKLHSKLEENEELKSIILAETPWLKDAQSEDEKKKNLALLFDLEKMKTSQEATFEKLKQKQKASGGFPWFDGYDESEYITRHILAGLGHLAKLSQSEENEEKIDEIAKTGILFLDNKFLEYYRSRIQNLKPTEKLIWINPYSDLHYLYTRSFFLEKYPLSDELKKASKLYLETAKKDWLQYSIYEKGLAALTLNRFGEKESAKKIIESLKETSSNNEDWGMYWISNKAGWYWYQAPIETQALLIEAFAEVTNDAKSVDAMKVWLLKNKQNKNWPTTKSTTEAIYALLMQGTDWLSVKDNTVIKLGDEKIVTKKLSENEKEAETGYIKLNWKPEEIKKEMASIKIENKSKVPGFGGVYWQYFEDLDKIKNNSGAVLSVSKELYLKKNTLKGDELQKITTVNSLKIGDLVTVRLIITSKEDMEYVHLKDMRASCFEPKDVLSGYQYKDRLRFYMSTKDAATHFFFDHINKGTYVLEYDIRVNNSGEFSNGITTIESMYAPEFSSHTKGIRVKVN; from the coding sequence GAAAATTTGCTTAAAAACACATCATTAAGCAAATACGAATCTATATTTGATTATGCGACTTCAGAAAAATTTAAAACCGAGAATTTATATGATTATGTTTTAAGCGAAAACATAACTTTTTATACGCAAAAATTACATACTTGGGAAATCTCTAAAACTGTTTTTATTTCTTATAGAAAAGATTTTTTCGCTGATCCCTCAACATTTTCAAAACTGAATTTAGATTTTATTACAAATGAAAATCTCCGTTTGGTTATTTCACTCTATCAAAAAAAAGAAAGCAACAGTCCAACTCTAGACAATCAGTTTGAACGCTTTGTTTTTTGCAAAAATTTCATGTTTCAAAACGACGAAGATTATTTTAAAGTACTAAATAAACTTCAGAAAAAAGCGGATGACAAAATATTGATTCAAAAAATCCAATTAGAAAAAGTGCAATATTTAATTCCATTTGCATCAAAATCGCTTCATCCAGATTACAACAGCAAAGCTCTTGCGACTTTAGATAGTATTATAAACATTAACAACAGATCAAACGAGCAAAAGAAAGCTATAATCCAAAAGCAAAAATTGCTTTCGAAATCATTGGCAATTCAACTTCAAAAATACATTTATGAAAACGAAAACACTCGTGCTTTTATACGATATAAAAATGTTGAACATTTAAAAATTTCATTTTATAAAATCAATCAAAGAGACGTTTCTTTTTTTATTGGATATAATAATCCCAGAAACCTCAAAGCCGACGAAATAGTAAAAACCAAACAGCCAGAAATAACAAAAACTTATGAGTTAAAAAACAAAAAAGATCATTTTGAATATACTACAGAAGTAGTATTGCCAAATTTAAAAACCGGATCTTACCTTGTTTATTTTGAAACTGAAAAAGATACGAAGGACGAAAAAGTAAGTGATTTTGAAATCTTGACAGCAACCAATTTCACGATCGTGGCATCAGAAAACAATAAGATTGAAACCTATCAAGTTTTAGATCGAAAAAATGGAAATCCTCTAACAAATGTAAAAGTGAGTTCACCAAGATTTACGGCCATAACCGATAAAAACGGCAAGGTTTCTTATAAAAAACCAATGAAAGGCGAGTATTTCGAGACACTCCAAGTTTCAGCTGAAAATGACACAATTACGATCGGCAACAACTATATTTCACGTGACCGAATTTATCCGATGGATATTCAAGAGAATTCAGTCGCTAAAGTTGAATTTTACTTGGATCGGGCCATTTATCGTCCGGGGCAAACTGTTTATTTCAAAGGAATTGCAATTCAAAAAAACAATGACAAAACCACTGTGGTTCAAAATACTGATTTCAAAATTTTAATTCAAGATCCCAATTTTACGAATCTAAAAGAGTTTGATGTCAAAACAAATGAATTTGGATCTTTTTCTGGAGAATTTGCCTTGCCTAAAACCGGATTAACGGGCAATTATAAAATTACAGCTCAAAAACCTGCGGATTTTGATACCAAAAAAGTGGATTTTAACTATTCTCAAACCCAATTTAGAGTTGAAGAATATAAACGTCCAAAATTTGAAATCACATTTGATCCTAAAAAAGAAACTTTTCAAATCAATCAATTGGTTAAAGTAAAAGGTCAAGCAAAAGCTTTTGCAGGAAGTACTATTTCAGATGCCACAGTAAGTTATACTGTTACGCGATATACGAGTTTTACAAATAATTATTTCGGAAGAGAAAACGAAGAAGAAATTACTGAAGGTGAACTAAAAACCGATGCTTCTGGCAAATTTACAATTGAGTTTCCTGCACTTCCTGATGAAAATTTGGAGAAAAAAGAATTACCCATTTTCACTTACGAAATTGAAGTTGAAGTAACTGATATCAATGGAGAAACACATGACTCTAAAACGACTGTAAAAGTGGGTTATCATGATTTGATTCTAGAAACTGGAATGCCAAATAAAATTGAAACCAAAGATAAAAATGAAATTTTCCTGACCAGCACTAACCTCAACGGCGAATTTAAGGCTACAAGAGGCGAAGTGAAAATCTATTATGTTCGTCCGTTTTTGAATAAATTCAAACCAAGAAGTTCAGAAAAACCAGAAATTGAAACCATTTCGGATCAAGATTTTGAAAAATTATTTCCTTATGAAATTACAGGAAAAGAATTTTTGAATGAACCAAAAGAAACTTTGGTTTACTCCAAAAAAGTCGATACTGAGAAAGACAAAAAACTTATTCTGGATTTTATTTCAAATTACAAATCAGGAAACTACAAAATTGTTTTTAGCGCAAAAGACAGTTTTGGCAATCTAATTGAAGCAAAAACAAATTTTGAGCTTACACAAAGCAAAGACAACTTCAATACAAGCAAATTATTTACCGTACAGCAACTGAATGAAGATCCTAAAAAAGATGGTTTTGTTGAGCTAAAACTCACTTCGCCAATTGAAGAACTATATATAAATACAATCGGAAATTATAAAAACGCACTATTTTTTGAAGAAACAAATCATCTTCAACACAATGAAGTTGTAATTAAAATTCCACTTAAACCTGAGTTCGAAAAAATCTTGAAAATAACTTTCGAAAGCATTTTTGAAAATCAAGCTTTTAATGAAGAATTAAACGTCACGTTAAAAAGTAAAATTCCTAAATTAGAATGGAAAACAGAAACTTTTAGAAGCAAAATCGAGCCTGGCAGCAGTGAAAATTGGTCTTTTCAGTTAAAAGCAGAAAACACTAAAAAAGAGTATGAACTTTTGGCTTCGATGTATGACAGTTCTTTAGATAAATTCACAATTAAAAATTGGGCAGCACCAACTTTATATGACTACAATTATAATTCTTCAAACAGAAAAACGATATTAGGTTTTGGCCAAATCTATAAAACGATTGGAAACTTAAACAGTTACCTTCCGAAGATGGAATATTCAACCCAGTCGACTAACTTAATTTGGTTTGGTTTTGATTTTAATAATCCAAATGCGGTTTATCAGCAAAGTCAATATTTAAAACAGCTTTCAAAAAAAGTGAGAAAACCGGCAAATGCAAAACTAATTTCAGGAATTATTACAGACTATGAAGGATTGCGACTTCCCGGAGCTTCTATAACTGTAAAAGGCACGCAAAGAACCACAATTTCAGATTTCGACGGTTATTACGAAATCGAAGCAGTTCCTGGCGAGGTATTAATTTTCTCTTATATCGGCTCAAAAACAGCTTCAATTACTGTAACCGATACTCAAGTTATAAATCAAATTTTAGAAAACGATTCTAGCCAATTGAATGAAGTTATAGTAACCGGTTATGGTGTTACTAAAAAAAAGGAATCACTTTCATATGCAGTAGCAAGAGTTGAAGCAATGGAAGTTAGTAATGAAATGCGTGTTGGACCTGCATATATGCTTGCCGGAATTACTCCAGGAGTAAAGCTCGTAGCGAGTGATGCAGTTGATCCTGAATATTATTTCAAAACCGATAAAGTAACGTTTGTTCCTGGCCAAAAAATAACAAGTGGCTTAACATCGATGGTAATAAATATTGCAACACTATATATACTTGATGGCGAAATTTCATCTGAAGAAAACTTCAAAAAAATAAATCCAGAAGATTTGCTTGACATCGACTTTTTAAATCCAGACAAAGCAACAAAACTTTATGGAAGCAAAGGTTCTTCGGGAGCAATACTTATTACGACCAAAAAATCTTTAGAAGTATTAAGCGAGGTAAAAGCTCGAAAAAATCTGTCTGAAACTGCTTTCTTTTTTCCACATTTAAAAACAGATGATAAAGGAAATATAAGTTTCAACTTTACTTCGCCTGAAGCTTTGACAACTTGGAAATTTCGTTTGTTGGCGCATAATAAAGATGCTGTTTCGGGTTATTTGGAGAAAAGCGTTGTGACACAAAAGGAATTAATGGTTTTACCGAATTTCCCTCGCTTTTTGAGAGAAAAAGATACAATTGTCATTAGTGCCAAAATTTCAAACGTGACGAATGAATTAAAAACCGGAATCGCAAGTTTGCTGTTTTTCGACGCCACAACGATGCAACCAATTGATGCGAAAATGCTGAATGCAAAAAACATCAAAAACTTTACAATTCCTGCTTTTGGCAACACAACGGCAACCTGGACGATTGCAATTCCTGAAGGTTTGCAAGGCGTTCAATATAAAATTGTCGCAAAAGCTGGAAATTTCTCAGATGGCGAAGAAAACATTCTTCCGGTTTTGACCAATAATATGCTCGTTACCGAAAGTATTCCGCTTTGGGTTCGCGAGAATTCAACTAAAGAATACACTTTTGAAAATCTAAAAAACAACAATTCTTCGACTTTACGAAACCATCAGTTTACGTTTGAATATACGTCAAATCCAACTTGGATCGCCATTCAGTCGCTTCCCTATTTAATGGAATACGAACATGAATGTGCCGAGCAGACTTTTGCTAGATTTTATGCCAATGCTTTAGCATCTGAAATTATTTCGAGCAATCCGAAAATTGCAACCATTTTTGAAACTTGGAGAAAAAACGGAAAACTGCATTCTAAATTAGAAGAAAACGAAGAATTAAAATCAATAATCCTCGCCGAAACGCCTTGGCTGAAAGATGCACAAAGTGAAGATGAAAAGAAGAAAAACTTGGCGCTTTTGTTTGATTTAGAAAAAATGAAAACTTCGCAAGAAGCAACTTTTGAAAAATTAAAACAGAAACAAAAAGCTTCTGGAGGTTTTCCATGGTTTGACGGCTACGACGAAAGCGAATATATTACAAGACATATTCTCGCTGGGCTTGGACACTTGGCTAAGCTGAGCCAATCTGAAGAAAATGAAGAAAAAATAGATGAAATTGCTAAAACTGGTATTCTATTTTTAGACAACAAATTTCTAGAATATTATAGAAGCAGAATCCAAAATTTAAAACCAACAGAAAAATTAATCTGGATCAATCCCTATTCTGATTTGCATTATTTGTATACTAGAAGTTTCTTTTTGGAAAAATATCCTTTATCGGATGAGCTAAAAAAAGCTTCAAAATTATATTTAGAAACAGCTAAAAAAGATTGGTTGCAATATTCTATTTATGAGAAAGGATTGGCTGCATTGACTTTAAATCGTTTTGGAGAAAAAGAAAGCGCTAAGAAAATCATCGAAAGTTTAAAAGAAACGTCCTCAAACAACGAAGATTGGGGAATGTATTGGATTTCGAATAAAGCGGGTTGGTATTGGTATCAAGCGCCTATTGAAACTCAGGCTTTATTAATTGAGGCTTTCGCCGAAGTGACAAACGACGCCAAATCGGTCGATGCAATGAAAGTATGGCTTTTGAAAAACAAACAAAACAAAAATTGGCCCACAACAAAATCAACAACCGAAGCTATTTATGCTTTATTAATGCAAGGAACCGATTGGCTTTCGGTAAAAGACAATACAGTTATAAAATTGGGCGACGAGAAAATCGTTACTAAAAAACTTTCCGAAAATGAAAAAGAAGCCGAAACGGGTTACATTAAACTAAACTGGAAACCGGAAGAAATCAAAAAAGAAATGGCTTCAATAAAAATCGAAAACAAATCTAAAGTTCCAGGTTTTGGAGGTGTGTATTGGCAATATTTTGAAGATTTAGATAAAATCAAAAATAACTCGGGAGCAGTTTTATCGGTTTCGAAAGAATTGTATCTAAAGAAAAACACTTTAAAAGGCGACGAATTACAAAAAATAACAACCGTAAATTCTTTAAAAATTGGAGATTTAGTTACAGTTCGTTTAATTATCACTTCTAAAGAAGATATGGAATATGTTCATTTAAAAGATATGCGTGCTTCTTGTTTTGAGCCCAAAGATGTTCTATCAGGATATCAATACAAAGATCGCTTACGATTTTATATGAGCACAAAAGATGCCGCAACACATTTCTTTTTTGATCACATCAACAAAGGAACCTATGTTTTAGAATATGACATCAGAGTGAATAACAGTGGTGAATTCTCAAACGGAATTACAACAATTGAAAGTATGTATGCGCCAGAATTTTCGAGTCATACAAAAGGGATTAGAGTGAAAGTGAATTAA
- the obgE gene encoding GTPase ObgE — MTEGNFVDYVKIYVSSGKGGKGSTHLHREKFIEKGGPDGGDGGRGGHVYLVGNKGLWTLFHLKFARHIKAGHGGDGGSDRSTGADGEDKIIEVPLGTVVKDKETGETLFEITEDGEKRILAKGGKGGLGNWHFRSSTNQTPRYAQPGLLGVEMDVILELKVLADVGLVGFPNAGKSTLLSVLTSAKPKIADYPFTTLKPNLGIVAYRDFQSFVIADIPGIIEGAAEGKGLGHYFLRHIERNSTLLFLIPVDTADIKAEYDILVNELTKYNPEMLDKERLVVISKCDMLDDELKAELKAELDVSFKGVPYMFISSVAQQGLTDLKDRLWKMLNE; from the coding sequence ATGACAGAAGGAAATTTTGTAGATTACGTTAAGATATATGTTTCATCCGGAAAAGGAGGGAAAGGTTCTACGCATTTACATAGAGAGAAATTTATTGAAAAAGGTGGTCCAGACGGTGGAGACGGTGGCCGTGGAGGACATGTGTATTTGGTTGGAAATAAAGGACTCTGGACATTATTTCATTTAAAGTTTGCACGTCACATCAAAGCGGGTCACGGTGGTGATGGAGGTTCTGATAGAAGCACAGGTGCAGACGGAGAAGATAAAATTATTGAAGTGCCACTGGGAACTGTTGTAAAAGACAAAGAAACTGGTGAAACGCTTTTTGAAATTACGGAAGACGGAGAAAAAAGAATCCTTGCAAAAGGAGGAAAGGGAGGTTTAGGAAACTGGCATTTTAGAAGTTCGACAAACCAAACACCTCGTTATGCACAACCAGGTTTACTTGGTGTAGAAATGGATGTGATTCTAGAACTTAAAGTTTTGGCAGATGTTGGTTTAGTTGGTTTTCCAAATGCTGGGAAATCTACTTTATTGTCTGTGCTAACTTCGGCAAAACCTAAAATTGCTGATTATCCGTTTACGACTTTAAAACCAAATTTAGGAATCGTTGCGTACAGAGATTTCCAATCTTTTGTAATTGCCGATATTCCAGGAATTATCGAAGGCGCTGCAGAAGGAAAAGGTCTTGGTCATTATTTCTTGCGCCATATTGAGCGTAATTCGACTTTATTGTTTTTAATTCCTGTTGATACGGCAGATATTAAAGCAGAATATGATATTTTGGTTAACGAATTGACCAAATACAATCCTGAAATGTTGGACAAAGAACGTCTTGTGGTGATTTCAAAATGCGATATGCTGGATGACGAATTGAAGGCTGAATTAAAAGCCGAATTAGATGTTTCTTTCAAAGGTGTTCCATATATGTTTATTTCGTCTGTTGCGCAACAAGGTCTGACCGATTTAAAAGACAGACTTTGGAAAATGCTTAATGAATAA
- a CDS encoding hemolysin family protein: MEILIIFFLILLNGVFSMSEIALISARKNRLETAAKKGNKSAKTALDLANSPNKFLSTVQIGITLIGILTGIYSGDKITLDVEGFVGGFAVLKPYAHSIAVGIVVVVLTFFSLVLGELLPKRIGLNYPESIAKMVAMPMKIISIITAPFIWLLTTSTDFLLNIFQIKPTADGKVTEEEIKAIIKEGTEVGEVQEIEQDIVERVFHIGDRKVSSLMTHRKSVDMLPLNADKAKIKELVVQDLHAVYPVYNDNYDDIVGVVTLKNIFAHIENDNFDLASIMYEAPYLMEQTTAYKALENFKKTGVHYALVSDEYGVFQGMITLNDILEALVGDASEFYKDEFQLIEREDGTWLVDGHYSLHDFLTYFELDELTNDYEVNTVSGMIMTELSHIPKEGEKLVWQKFVLEVIDMDGVKIDKVLVRALKE; the protein is encoded by the coding sequence TTGGAAATACTAATAATATTTTTTCTAATACTATTAAACGGAGTGTTCTCTATGTCTGAAATTGCACTGATTTCGGCAAGGAAAAACAGACTGGAAACCGCCGCGAAAAAAGGAAATAAAAGCGCCAAAACAGCGCTCGACTTGGCGAATTCTCCAAATAAGTTTTTATCGACAGTTCAAATCGGAATTACTTTGATTGGGATTTTGACTGGTATTTATAGTGGTGATAAAATTACATTAGACGTAGAAGGATTTGTTGGTGGATTTGCAGTTTTAAAGCCATATGCACATTCAATTGCAGTAGGAATTGTAGTTGTAGTACTGACTTTTTTCTCATTGGTTTTGGGAGAATTGCTTCCAAAACGAATTGGATTAAATTATCCAGAATCAATTGCAAAAATGGTGGCAATGCCAATGAAAATCATTTCGATTATCACGGCACCTTTCATTTGGCTTTTAACGACTTCGACCGATTTTTTATTGAATATTTTTCAAATAAAACCAACCGCTGACGGAAAAGTTACGGAAGAAGAAATTAAAGCCATCATTAAAGAAGGAACCGAAGTTGGTGAAGTTCAAGAAATCGAACAAGATATTGTGGAACGTGTTTTTCACATTGGAGATCGAAAAGTAAGTTCATTAATGACGCACCGAAAATCAGTAGATATGTTGCCTTTAAATGCTGACAAGGCTAAAATCAAAGAATTGGTTGTTCAGGATTTGCATGCCGTTTATCCGGTTTACAATGATAATTACGATGATATTGTTGGGGTTGTAACGCTAAAAAATATTTTTGCCCATATTGAAAATGATAATTTCGATCTGGCTTCAATAATGTACGAAGCACCTTATTTGATGGAACAAACGACGGCTTATAAAGCGTTGGAAAATTTCAAAAAAACAGGTGTGCATTATGCATTGGTTTCTGATGAATATGGCGTTTTTCAAGGTATGATTACGTTGAATGATATTTTGGAAGCCTTGGTGGGAGATGCATCAGAATTTTACAAAGACGAATTCCAGCTTATAGAAAGAGAAGATGGAACATGGCTGGTTGACGGACATTATTCGTTGCACGATTTCTTAACCTATTTTGAGTTGGACGAATTAACCAACGATTACGAAGTAAACACCGTAAGTGGTATGATTATGACCGAGCTTTCCCATATTCCAAAAGAAGGCGAAAAGTTAGTTTGGCAAAAATTCGTTCTTGAAGTCATCGACATGGATGGCGTTAAGATTGATAAAGTGCTTGTAAGAGCATTAAAAGAATAG